The genomic stretch CCCATCGCTTGGTTTGACCGCCACGTGATCGACGGATCGCTGAACGGTCTGGCAAACGTCACGCAACGATTGTCTTACTCTATCCGGGGATTACAATCCGGACAAGTACAGCAATACGCTTACGTGATCCTGTTCGGCTCGCTATTAATACTGGTTGCAGTTTTACTGGTAATGTAGAATTTAGAATGAAAAAACAACTACCCCCACCGACTCCCCCTTACACAGGGGGAGAGCCTAACGCGAGAATGCGCCGCAATGCAACAATGCAGCGTGTCCTCCCCCTTTCCAAGGGGGAGTTAGAGGGGGTTCAATCTAAAATTTAAAATCTAAAATTTAAAATCAATAAATAGATATGAACTTTTTATCACTATTCGTTCTGATACCAATACTCACGATGGGCGGGTTATTTCTTTCAAAGAACCTGCAACAAATTCGTGTAGCGGTAGCCACGGGAGCTTCCCTGTTGCTGGCCTTAGCCGTCGGGTTGGTATTTGCATATTTAGGAGAACGGGGAGCCGGCAACACGGCAGAAATGCTGTTTACCGCCAGCACGGTTTGGTACGCTCCCTTAAACATACATTATTCCGTGGGAGTTGACGGGATCTCGGTAGCCATGTTGCTACTTTCCGCCATTATCGTCTTCACGGGAACATTTGCATCATGGAAAATGGATTTCCTGCAAAAAGAGTATTTCTTGTGGTTTAACCTGTTGGCCATCGGGGTATTCGGGTTCTTTATTTCCGTGGACCTCTTCACCATGTTCATGTTTTACGAGGTGGCCCTAATCCCCATGTACCTGCTGATCGGCGTCTGGGGTAGCGGGCAAAAGGAATACGCTGCCATGAAACTAACATTAATGCTGATGGGCGGCTCTGCCCTACTGCTCGTGGGGATTCTTGGTATCTACTTTCACTCCTCGACGACGGGAGCGTTCACGATGAACTTGCAGGAAATCGCGCAAGCTCACGCCATGCCCGAAAGCCTGCAACGCTGGTTCTTCCCGTTGGTATTCACCGGGTTCGGGGTCCTCGGCGCGTTATTCCCGTTTCATACATGGTCACCCGACGGTCACGCCTCTGCCCCCACGGCAGTCTCCATGCTCCATGCCGGGGTATTGATGAAACTGGGTGGTTACGGGTGTTTCCGGGTAGCCATCCACCTGATGCCGGAGGCCGCTAAAGAACTTTCATGGATATTCATCATCCTCACGGGCATCAGCGTCGTTTACGGGGCTTACTCGGCCATCGTGCAAACGGACTTGAAATACATCAACGCCTACTCGTCCGTGAGCCACTGCGGGCTGGTATTGTTCGCCATCCTGATGTTAAACCAGACGGCCATGACGGGAGCCGTGATGCAGATGCTCTCCCACGGCCTGATGACCGCCCTGTTCTTCGCCTTGATCGGTATGATCTACGGCCGCACACATACCCGTGACATCCGGGAAATGGGTGGTTTGATGAAGATCATGCCTTACCTCGGCGTGTGCTACGTGATCGCCGGTCTCGCCTCCCTCGGTCTTCCGGGATTAAGCGGGTTCGTGGCAGAAATGACCGTGTTCGTGGGAGCGTTCCAAGAGACGGACACCTTCCACCGGGTATTCACGATCATCGCCTGCACGTCCATCGTGATCACGGCCGTGTACATCCTGCGGGTGGTCGGGAAACTACTCTACGGGAGCGTGGTCAACGAGCATCACTATGCCCTCACCGATGCCAACTGGTATGAACGTTTCTCGACGATCATACTGATTGCTGCCATCGCCGGAATCGGTCTGGCACCTCTATGGCTTTCCGACATGATCCGGGCTTCGATTGAGAGAATGTAGAATTTAAAATGTAGAATTTAGAATGAAAAAAACTACCCCCACCAACTCCCCCTTACACAGGGGGAGAGACGAACGCGAGAAAGCGCTACAATATAACAATGGAGCGTGTCCTCCCCCTTTCCAAGGGGGAGCTAGAGGGGGTTCAATCATAAATTTAAAATCTAAAATCAAAACATGGTTTACGCTAATTTCTTATTAATGAAGGAGGAAATATCACTGGTAGCGGTGATCGTTATACTCTTAATTTACGACATATTCGGCACCCCGAAAAGCTTGAAGTATTTTCAACCGATAGCTTGTATCCTCGTGGGTATTCATATCCTGCTGAACATCTGGCCCGCCCCGGACGTGACGGCTTTCGGGGGGATGTATCACTGCACGGCAATGGGTGGAGTTATGAAATCCATCCTGAGCATCGGGACACTGCTCGTGTTCATGCAAGCCAATAACTGGCTTTCCAGCGAGCGCACGATTATTCGCCGGGGAGAATTCTACATGATCACGCTGGCCACGCTGCTAGGTATGTACTTCATGATCTCGGCCGGGAACTTCCTGATGTTCTTTATCGGGCTGGAAACGGCATCCATACCGATGGCAACGCTTGCCGCCTTTGACAAGTACAAGCAACAATCGGCCGAGGCGGGAGCCAAATACATCCTTACCGCCGTATTTGCGTCCGGCTTATCGTTGTACGGGATCTCGTTAATTTACGGGACAACGGGAACGCTGTATTTCGAGGACATCCCCGCCGGGCTAAACAGCAGCCCGCTCCAGATGATGGCTTTCGTGTTCTTTTTCGTGGGCTTGGGATTCAAGTTATCACTCGTTCCTTTCCACCAATGGACCCCGGACGTGTACGAGGGCGCCCCGACCAGCGTTACCGCCTACTTGTCGGTAATCTCGAAAGGTTCCGCGGCATTCGTGCTAATGGTCATTCTCTATAAAGTGTTTGCCCCGCTCGTGAACGAATGGCAGGCCATCCTCTACTGGGTAATCATAGCCTCTATCACGCTGGCCAACATCTTCGCCATACGG from Butyricimonas virosa encodes the following:
- a CDS encoding NuoM family protein; translation: MNFLSLFVLIPILTMGGLFLSKNLQQIRVAVATGASLLLALAVGLVFAYLGERGAGNTAEMLFTASTVWYAPLNIHYSVGVDGISVAMLLLSAIIVFTGTFASWKMDFLQKEYFLWFNLLAIGVFGFFISVDLFTMFMFYEVALIPMYLLIGVWGSGQKEYAAMKLTLMLMGGSALLLVGILGIYFHSSTTGAFTMNLQEIAQAHAMPESLQRWFFPLVFTGFGVLGALFPFHTWSPDGHASAPTAVSMLHAGVLMKLGGYGCFRVAIHLMPEAAKELSWIFIILTGISVVYGAYSAIVQTDLKYINAYSSVSHCGLVLFAILMLNQTAMTGAVMQMLSHGLMTALFFALIGMIYGRTHTRDIREMGGLMKIMPYLGVCYVIAGLASLGLPGLSGFVAEMTVFVGAFQETDTFHRVFTIIACTSIVITAVYILRVVGKLLYGSVVNEHHYALTDANWYERFSTIILIAAIAGIGLAPLWLSDMIRASIERM
- a CDS encoding NADH-quinone oxidoreductase subunit N → MVYANFLLMKEEISLVAVIVILLIYDIFGTPKSLKYFQPIACILVGIHILLNIWPAPDVTAFGGMYHCTAMGGVMKSILSIGTLLVFMQANNWLSSERTIIRRGEFYMITLATLLGMYFMISAGNFLMFFIGLETASIPMATLAAFDKYKQQSAEAGAKYILTAVFASGLSLYGISLIYGTTGTLYFEDIPAGLNSSPLQMMAFVFFFVGLGFKLSLVPFHQWTPDVYEGAPTSVTAYLSVISKGSAAFVLMVILYKVFAPLVNEWQAILYWVIIASITLANIFAIRQQNLKRFFAYSSISQAGYIMLGVISGTAMGMTGLVYYVLVYMLSNLAAFGVIAVVEHRSGKITIDDYNGLYTTNPRLSFVMMIALFSLAGIPPFAGFFSKFFIFAAAAQQGYYVLVFIALLNTIISLYYYLRVVKAMFINKNEQPIARFNSDNYSRISLVACSTGILLAGILSVVYESIGMFSFGM